A section of the Paenibacillus yonginensis genome encodes:
- a CDS encoding ABC transporter permease — MNNASSALKVAAGIFLTIALITIVVILFISAQEATKTAQNNFSDIQTELAQASFTVYDDTTISGSQVTNALRKYKGKTQFGIQVKTGKNMTGQWYGSTLNVSNIENSDYGSVLVESSASIGNTWNEASSEYVNPSGKFKAEVVKDSSNVVRGLIFTQSSVR; from the coding sequence ATGAACAACGCTTCTTCAGCACTTAAGGTGGCAGCAGGTATCTTTCTTACCATCGCATTGATTACGATTGTCGTGATCTTGTTCATCTCCGCCCAGGAGGCAACAAAAACCGCGCAAAATAATTTCTCGGATATTCAGACTGAGCTTGCTCAAGCCTCGTTCACCGTTTATGACGATACGACGATCAGCGGATCGCAGGTTACCAACGCGCTTCGGAAATATAAAGGCAAAACCCAATTCGGCATCCAGGTCAAAACCGGCAAAAATATGACAGGCCAATGGTATGGCTCCACACTTAATGTCTCCAATATTGAGAATTCCGATTATGGCTCCGTGTTGGTTGAAAGCAGTGCTAGCATAGGCAATACGTGGAATGAAGCCAGCAGCGAATACGTCAATCCAAGCGGCAAGTTTAAAGCAGAAGTGGTCAAGGACAGCTCGAATGTCGTTCGCGGGCTTATCTTTACTCAAAGTTCGGTCAGGTAG
- a CDS encoding winged helix-turn-helix transcriptional regulator, whose amino-acid sequence MEKRLVLVFLEGEDNSYAQQIISRLQEAGFEVERYGGMEADTFNDSMDLPPDLLLIDGDSRDTHTLKSLIRLKWEDGLLPYPVIVLTDSPTTEGLLEAFSAGANDYVHKKAPAQELIARIKNLTGLFQRIDPREHQYIEHEDLRIEIRQHKVFRAGEEIPLTPKEFELLLFLARRKKKVCSRELLLHEVWGYDFTGRTNVVDVYIKHIRSKIDKGRKPKLLHTVRGTGYMLQ is encoded by the coding sequence ATGGAGAAGCGTTTGGTTTTGGTTTTCCTTGAAGGTGAAGACAACTCGTATGCGCAGCAAATTATAAGCCGGCTTCAGGAAGCCGGCTTTGAAGTGGAGCGGTATGGGGGAATGGAGGCAGATACCTTTAATGACAGCATGGATCTGCCTCCGGATCTGCTTTTGATCGATGGGGATTCCAGGGATACCCATACTCTAAAATCGTTAATTCGGCTAAAATGGGAGGACGGCTTGCTGCCTTACCCGGTAATCGTCTTGACGGATTCACCGACTACGGAGGGCCTATTGGAGGCATTCTCCGCCGGGGCCAACGATTATGTACATAAAAAAGCGCCTGCCCAGGAATTAATCGCCCGGATAAAGAACTTGACCGGGTTATTTCAACGCATTGACCCCCGTGAGCATCAATATATTGAGCACGAGGATCTGCGTATCGAAATCAGACAACATAAAGTATTCAGGGCAGGCGAAGAAATTCCCCTAACGCCTAAAGAATTTGAGCTGCTGCTGTTTCTGGCGCGTCGAAAAAAGAAAGTTTGCAGCAGAGAATTGCTGCTGCATGAAGTCTGGGGATATGATTTTACGGGTAGAACCAACGTCGTAGACGTTTATATCAAACATATCCGAAGTAAAATTGACAAAGGTCGTAAACCCAAATTACTGCACACCGTCCGCGGTACAGGATACATGCTTCAATAG